ACTGGCGACTCTAAGAAGGTCAGTTATCATCATCCTATACCTCAGCTCTCTAACCCTCGTCTCTTCCACCCCTCTCAAGATCTAACGGGCCTGAGGGGATTTGAACCCCTGACCCCCGGGTATCCTCGACTTCACGTCTTAAAAGCCCGGCGCTCTACCTTGCTGAGCTACAGGCCCAACATAATTCAATAAACCTTTAAAGATTTAAAAGGTTTCGGACCATGGTTCGAGGACAAATTAACAAAACGATTCCCAGGGTAGTTAAAATGAGAATAGGTCAGATCCCCCCTGGAAAAGCCTTTTAAAAGGCTGAACCGAGATATTTTTAGGCCGTGCGGCCGAAGCTCTTCGGCGGCCGTAGGCGAAGCCTCGGCGGAGTCCAGCCTGGTAAGATTTCAGCCCCCCAAGATCCTCGGGGAGAGCTGAAGACCCGGGTTCAAATCCCGGCGGCCGCACCAAAAATAGAGAAGCCGAATAAGTTCCTCGGAAACAGTCCTCTGAGATATAGCTATTTTAGGGTTTGAGATGAAGGAGATTCGTTAAGATTTTAGAGGGCTTCACTACTTTAATTGCATAATGGTTTTGGCTTTGAGTGGTTTGAGGCTCGAATCGGCGGCTCTGGTTCTACTAGCCGCCTCATTAAATGTCGCTTTTCTATATGGCATCATAATAAGACCAATTATATACTATACCATTTACACTCCTCTAAATTATAATGAAATTATAGATTTTTCGGTTGACAATTTAAATGTTGAGTTTAAAATCTCTAATAAAGGTCTTTCTGATGCCGCCATATATTTAGTGATAAGGTTCTATAACGCAACTCCAAATGAACATCCCAATAAAGAATATGAAGAGAGAGAGGAAGGAGAGATCATTATACCTATGATTTTGAAGCCTATTAAGGAAGAATATGAATCGATACGGATGAAATTCAGTAATAATGGAGACCCTAGTTATATATTTATAATGATTTCTGTTGAGGCGAATAGAGAAATAGATCAGATATTTAATTTCAATAATAGTTTTATGTTATCTAACCCTCAAAGACCGACAGCCATTCTCCTAAAGCGGCTTTCAGAGGGAAAATATATGAGAGTTACAAGTAGATAATAAATTAAAATATTATAAGATTAAACATCTTGGGGATGTTTTAATCTAAATCTGATTAATGAGGCAGATAGATAACCCTAAGATGCCAGAGGAGACGAATTGAGACCTTCCCTACCTCTTTTCCCATGAAAACAAGAGATTTTATATCTAAGAGAAGGCCTTAAAGAGATTTGATGAGCTGCCCAAAGTGTGGAAAAGAACTCCCAGAGGATGCAAAGTTCTGTCCCCAATGCGGGGCTAGGATTGAGACGACGAGGGTTGAAGAGTTTCAGATATCCGCCGATGACCTAATAAAACGCGTAAAGGAGCTGATCCACGAAGGTAACATCAGAAGGATAGTTGTCCGGAATGAGGCAGGAGAGACCCTGCTTGAGATCCCAGTCACTGTCGGGCTCCTTGGAGCCCTACTAGCCCCCTACCTCGCCGCCTTAGGGGTAATCGCGGCGATGGTGACTAGATGTAAGATAGCAGTGGAGAGAAAGGGCTAGTTTAAATCCAACATCCTGGATACCAGGAAACATGGGTTGAGGCCCCTTAACTTTTTCTTCATAAATCTTAGAGGCCTAAAATTTAAAAGGAGTGTTTGGAATATCGAGAAATAAAACTTCCAATTTCTTCTCCCTTAATATTCTATCCTAATCCTTATTTTTTCGGTTATGGTCTTCTTGCTTCTAGGGGAGGTGTTTTCTCGGATCCTATACTGAAGCCCCCCCGGGCCTCAAGCAGATATCGATAGACGCCTTCTCTTGTTGGGATAAAAGGGAGGAAATATGTGGCCTTGGTCTCTGCTGCCACCCCAACCATCTTCTCGATGGTAGCTATGGGCTCTACCTCCCCCACCATGTAGACCCGGGCAGTCAAATTCTCCCATATGGTGTGAAACCTTGCGGGGTTATATAGCGTGACTGCTATATAACACGGCTCTCCAACCTCGAGGGATTCTACCTCTCTACCCCCCAGATCCATCCATCCTGAGTATATATAATTCAGATGCGGGATCCTGATCAATGGGTAGCACGTTGTTGAGAAGGGAAGCCATGCATTTAGAAAGGCTATGTGTACGAGGGCCCTTCCAACGATTTTGACCTCCACCTCCCCTCCATACCTCTCAGATGCCTCAAGTATTAATCCTCTGAAGGTGGCCTCATCCTTGACTGAGAGGAGGATTCTTCTCTCCAAAAGCCTTATGCTAGAAACCTTCTCTCTACCGAAACGGAAGTAGCCCCCAGCGACCAAGCTCCCCTCAAGATAAAGATTCACCTCGATGTCCGATATCTCGGGCTGATGGACGGTTATGGGGCTTAGGATGACGCTTATGAGCCACCTCCTGACGTACTCCGGCGTCTGGGTCACAGGACCTCCAACAATCGAGGCGAGTGGGGTCGACAATCCCAATCCAACCTTCAGCTCCGGATCAGAGCCGTTTAGAATGCTCCTTAAATAACGAGCCGCCTCCCCCTCCTCCACCTCAAGGTATACGGAGAGCCTCGATACCTCTTGGTGCATATTGTAAAGATTTCCCAGCTCCCTCCCGACGAGAACTGCCACGAAGAGGATAATAATATACATAATCGTTCGTGTATCTCCTTCTCCCTCCCCACTCAGCTGCCCGAGCATTGGCTCTCTGAGTTATCTATTGAGCGGCTCAATATTACGCTTCTCTTACGCTAGAGGGGCCCCTACCTTTGACCTTTAGAAAAACCGCAGAAATTCTTTTATCTCCCATGCCCATTAGTTCTCGGAATGGATTTAACTCCTCTAGTAACTTCATTCGTTCTCTTCACCGTGATGGAGCTTGGTGATAAGACCCAGATAGCGGTGGTTACCATGTCGTTGAGGGATAGGCCTTGGGGTGTCTTCATTGGGGCTATTGCCGCCTTCGCGCTTATAGATGGGTTCAGTATAGCCCTAGGGGGGCTCTGACATCCATCATCCCGTCATTCTGGATCAATCTTGGGTCAGGCATATTATTTATTCTCCTCGGCTTAATCTGCCTGTTCCGGGAAGAGAATGGTGGCATTCAGACTAATCATAAATGCACGGTTGCTTATGCTTTCAGCGTTATACTCCTGATGGAGCTTGGCGATAAAACACAGTTAGTATCCATAATACTATCAGCAAGATATTCAAGCCCTCTTATGGTGTATATTGGAGTTATCTCTGCATCAATAATCCTCACTGGATGTGCCGTATTTATAGGCAGAAACATGTTTAGGTTAATTCCTAAGCGCTATTTAAGATACATAACATCTCTTTTATTCATGTTATTCGGTTTAGTGTTTCTAATAAATGTGTTTTTTGGAGTAAATATATTTTAAATGTCTTGAGGCTGGGAGATCGTGTTAATGTTTAGTATGCATTTCATCTATCTCTTTTACCCTCTATAAACTCTTCAACCCATCTCCTTGCAACATCGTCTGTGACTTGGACTGGTGGATGCTTGAATGCGTAGGAGGAGATGCTTATTAGGGGGCCCGATATCCCCCTGTCTAGAGCCAGCTTGACCGCCCTTATGACATCTATGACCACCCCTGCGCTGTTAGGAGAGTCCTCCACGGAAAGCTTTGCTTCAAGGGTCATGGGCAGCTCCCCGAAGCCTCTCCCATTTATCTTTATATAGCAGATCTTCTTGTCCCCGAGGAAGGGGACATAATCGGATGGACCTATGCGGGTCGGGAACGAGTATGGGAGCAGGCTCTTAACGGCCTCCGTCTTGCTTATCCTTTTTGAGCTTAGCCTCTCCTCTCTTGTCATGTTCAAGAAGTCCGTGTTCCCCCCTATATTCAGCTGATAGGTCGAATCCACTCTGATGCCCCTCTCATAGAAGAGCTCGATAAGAACCCTGTGAAGGATGGTGGCCCCGAGCTGACTCTTTACATCATCTCCCGCCACTGGAAGCCCCGCTTCCTCGAACCTCCTCCCATAATCGGGGTCGGAGGCTATGAACTCCGGTATGCAGTTCACGAAGGCGCATCCAGCCTCTATCGATGCCTCAGCATATAGTCTAGTCCCCTCATAGCTCCCGACAGGGAGATAGTTTACGAGCATATCGGCATCGCTATCCCTTAAAATCTCAGCCACATCGACCGGTTCAAAGCCATCATATGTGTGGAATGCTTCCTTCATGTGAGGGGCAACCCCATCGGATATCGGCCCGGGTAGAACCTTAACATTCTGATGTGGGACATCGCAGAACCTCGCGCAGCTGTTTGGATCGGCCCAGATGGCCTCGGAGATATCTCTGCCGATCTTCAACTTGTTTACATCGAAGGCTGCAACGAACTTTATGTCCTTGATCTGGTATCCCCCAAAGTCCACATGCATGATCCCGGGTATATTCTCCTCAGACCT
This region of Candidatus Bathyarchaeota archaeon genomic DNA includes:
- a CDS encoding TMEM165/GDT1 family protein, which produces MELGDKTQLVSIILSARYSSPLMVYIGVISASIILTGCAVFIGRNMFRLIPKRYLRYITSLLFMLFGLVFLINVFFGVNIF
- a CDS encoding TMEM165/GDT1 family protein, with product MDLTPLVTSFVLFTVMELGDKTQIAVVTMSLRDRPWGVFIGAIAAFALIDGFSIALGGL
- a CDS encoding inositol-3-phosphate synthase, with amino-acid sequence MAGEIRVAIAGLGNCASALIQGVEYYKDRSEENIPGIMHVDFGGYQIKDIKFVAAFDVNKLKIGRDISEAIWADPNSCARFCDVPHQNVKVLPGPISDGVAPHMKEAFHTYDGFEPVDVAEILRDSDADMLVNYLPVGSYEGTRLYAEASIEAGCAFVNCIPEFIASDPDYGRRFEEAGLPVAGDDVKSQLGATILHRVLIELFYERGIRVDSTYQLNIGGNTDFLNMTREERLSSKRISKTEAVKSLLPYSFPTRIGPSDYVPFLGDKKICYIKINGRGFGELPMTLEAKLSVEDSPNSAGVVIDVIRAVKLALDRGISGPLISISSYAFKHPPVQVTDDVARRWVEEFIEGKRDR
- a CDS encoding DUF4342 domain-containing protein, whose product is MSCPKCGKELPEDAKFCPQCGARIETTRVEEFQISADDLIKRVKELIHEGNIRRIVVRNEAGETLLEIPVTVGLLGALLAPYLAALGVIAAMVTRCKIAVERKG